The Ruminococcus bovis genome includes a region encoding these proteins:
- a CDS encoding FG-GAP repeat protein: protein MKKKTKFFLLLGLIASVAMSSGCSFPGFTSMDSMMHPPKATGTKAEIQEVIEENAGDNYVLDYPKSGNNRSAITMYDLDGDEIEEAVVFLTVKPDTTDATTHMYVIDETEDEKWKIVSDFTNKNNDIDCLEFSDLNGDGLTDIIVGWNTYTVNQNNLYCYMNGKKEMKEINTGETYTSLVTGNFIDNSKSEIMTMSLTATDIPANGKLVTIDSDNSVSSMSVDMDADVGKFVSCSLGMLSTKEVGVFVDGITSSNDYNTQVLFYNQKTKRLENPIYKKANRGRLSTQRSTTTTCEDIDNDGIMEIPVVKKLPVLENLGNSNVSYETSWCNYDNNGNSAKTKSTVIINDNYGYSINIPNEWINNYTAYFNSDSSVLTFRQVVTDRKTKKQSLGKNMVTYISTLTKDWTNVGSKQGYTKIGDVGQYSYGYKIDKNIPYKFTKENATNIFVPKEDSESIAISPTEASNLK from the coding sequence ATGAAGAAAAAGACTAAATTCTTTCTTCTGCTAGGGCTGATTGCCTCAGTTGCAATGTCAAGTGGTTGTAGTTTCCCCGGGTTTACCTCAATGGACAGTATGATGCATCCACCTAAAGCAACAGGCACTAAGGCTGAGATTCAAGAAGTAATCGAAGAAAATGCAGGGGATAATTATGTTCTTGATTACCCAAAAAGTGGCAACAATCGCAGTGCAATTACTATGTATGACCTTGACGGTGATGAGATTGAGGAGGCAGTTGTTTTCTTAACTGTTAAACCCGACACCACCGATGCAACAACTCATATGTATGTGATTGATGAAACAGAAGATGAAAAGTGGAAGATTGTCAGTGACTTTACAAACAAGAACAATGATATTGATTGTCTGGAGTTTAGTGATTTAAACGGTGACGGTTTAACTGATATTATAGTTGGTTGGAATACATATACTGTAAATCAGAACAACCTTTACTGTTATATGAATGGCAAGAAAGAAATGAAAGAAATCAATACAGGAGAAACCTATACAAGTCTTGTAACAGGTAACTTTATTGATAATTCTAAAAGTGAGATTATGACAATGAGCCTTACCGCAACAGATATTCCTGCTAACGGTAAGCTTGTTACTATTGACAGTGACAACTCTGTTTCTTCAATGAGCGTTGATATGGATGCAGATGTTGGCAAATTTGTTTCTTGCAGTTTAGGTATGTTAAGTACAAAGGAAGTTGGAGTTTTTGTTGATGGTATAACTTCATCAAATGACTACAACACTCAGGTGCTTTTCTATAATCAAAAGACTAAAAGACTGGAAAATCCTATTTACAAAAAGGCAAACAGAGGCAGACTTTCAACACAGAGAAGTACAACAACTACTTGTGAAGATATAGATAATGACGGTATTATGGAAATACCTGTTGTTAAGAAATTACCTGTTCTTGAAAATTTGGGGAACAGTAATGTTTCTTACGAAACTTCTTGGTGTAATTACGACAACAACGGTAATTCTGCAAAAACAAAAAGTACAGTAATTATTAATGATAACTACGGTTATTCAATTAATATTCCTAATGAATGGATAAATAACTACACTGCTTACTTTAACAGTGACTCATCTGTACTTACTTTCCGTCAAGTAGTTACAGACAGAAAGACTAAGAAACAATCTTTAGGTAAAAATATGGTAACATATATTTCTACCTTAACTAAGGATTGGACTAATGTTGGTTCAAAACAAGGATATACAAAGATAGGGGATGTTGGTCAGTATTCTTACGGATACAAGATTGACAAGAACATCCCATATAAATTTACTAAAGAGAATGCTACAAATATTTTTGTACCTAAGGAAGATAGTGAGTCAATTGCTATTTCTCCAACAGAGGCATCTAACTTAAAGTAA
- the trmB gene encoding tRNA (guanosine(46)-N7)-methyltransferase TrmB, translating to MRIRKKKWAAPELAECPFYTKEPDQYKGKWMSWFKKEQPIHLEVGCGKGTFAGTMAKNHPDINYIAVDIKEDMLGVARRNVVKIFGEQEVTNLVLVQKNCEQIGDTFSSEDNIERMYINFCNPWPREKHKKRRLTFPRKLVQYREFLPDNGEIHFKTDDDELFEESIEYFKECNFEITEITYDLHNSDIDGGPMTEHEKMFSDEGIKIKYLTAVKK from the coding sequence ATGAGAATAAGAAAGAAGAAGTGGGCAGCTCCGGAACTGGCAGAATGTCCTTTTTATACTAAAGAACCTGACCAATACAAAGGTAAATGGATGAGTTGGTTCAAGAAAGAACAGCCTATTCACCTTGAAGTTGGTTGTGGCAAAGGTACATTTGCCGGTACTATGGCAAAGAACCACCCTGATATTAACTATATTGCAGTTGATATTAAGGAAGATATGCTTGGTGTTGCAAGAAGAAATGTTGTAAAAATCTTTGGTGAACAGGAAGTAACTAATCTTGTACTTGTACAGAAAAACTGTGAGCAAATCGGTGACACTTTCTCCTCAGAAGATAACATTGAAAGAATGTACATTAACTTCTGTAACCCTTGGCCTAGAGAAAAACATAAGAAAAGAAGATTAACTTTCCCTAGAAAGTTAGTTCAGTATAGAGAGTTTCTACCTGATAATGGTGAAATTCACTTTAAAACCGATGATGATGAACTTTTTGAAGAAAGCATTGAGTACTTTAAGGAATGTAACTTTGAAATTACAGAGATTACATATGACCTACATAATAGTGATATTGATGGTGGTCCTATGACAGAACATGAAAAAATGTTTTCTGATGAAGGTATAAAGATTAAGTATTTGACTGCTGTTAAAAAGTAA
- a CDS encoding GNAT family N-acetyltransferase, with amino-acid sequence MEIKAYEKLPKEAKDIRKEVFVDEQGFKNEFDDIDNTAIHLVCYDNEKPIGTARIFYDEELKSYHFGRIAVIKSYRGKGIGRELLNFAEKIVKENGGSSLSLSAQERVSGFYLKQGYEKQGEPYLDEYCPHIFMTKNL; translated from the coding sequence ATGGAGATTAAGGCTTACGAAAAATTACCAAAAGAAGCAAAGGATATTCGCAAAGAGGTTTTTGTTGATGAACAAGGCTTTAAAAATGAATTTGACGATATTGACAATACTGCAATTCATTTAGTTTGTTATGACAATGAAAAACCTATTGGTACTGCCAGAATCTTTTATGATGAAGAACTAAAGAGTTATCACTTTGGCAGAATTGCAGTTATTAAAAGTTACAGAGGCAAGGGAATCGGCAGAGAGTTGCTTAACTTTGCTGAGAAAATTGTTAAAGAAAATGGTGGTTCTTCCCTATCACTTTCAGCACAAGAAAGAGTTTCAGGCTTTTACCTAAAGCAAGGTTACGAAAAACAAGGTGAACCTTATCTTGATGAATATTGCCCCCACATATTTATGACAAAAAATCTATAA